One part of the Aestuariirhabdus litorea genome encodes these proteins:
- the betB gene encoding betaine-aldehyde dehydrogenase, with the protein MTMLQHYISGGYLNRPATETFTSTNPATGETITTVAQADAAVIELAHKSAVEGQQRWASMSGPERAAVMQRAAALLRERNTELALLEVKDTGKPYQEAVAVDILSGAEVIDYYAGLADKIQGEYQDLGGSNFFYSRREPLGVCAGIGAWNYPIQIACWKSAPALAAGNAMIFKPSEETPLTAAKLAEIYTEAGLPDGVFNVVQGDARTGEMLTGHPGIAKVSFTGECNTGKRVMADSASSLKQVTMELGGKSPLVIFDDCELDRAVTGAMLANFYTQGEVCTHGTRVFVHDSLYDPFVAALKKRTERLIVGDPTDPATQVGALISEQHLEKVMGYINAAKAAGATLLCGGERASGNGLEKGAFVMPTVFVDCDDSMPQVTDEVFGPVMSVLRFSDEAEVIARANATDYGLAAGVFTRDISRAHRVINQLQAGICWINTWGASPAQMPVGGYKASGIGRENGIESLYQYTQTKSVYVELGELESPY; encoded by the coding sequence ATCACTATGCTGCAACATTACATCAGCGGTGGTTATCTTAACCGCCCCGCCACCGAGACCTTTACCAGCACCAACCCTGCCACCGGAGAGACGATCACGACCGTGGCCCAGGCCGATGCGGCAGTGATTGAACTGGCGCACAAGAGCGCCGTAGAGGGCCAGCAGCGCTGGGCGTCCATGAGTGGTCCCGAACGCGCTGCAGTGATGCAGCGAGCCGCCGCCTTGTTGCGCGAACGAAACACAGAGCTTGCTTTGCTGGAGGTCAAGGACACTGGTAAGCCCTATCAGGAAGCCGTGGCCGTCGATATCCTCAGTGGTGCCGAGGTGATCGATTACTACGCAGGACTTGCGGACAAGATTCAGGGCGAATACCAGGACCTCGGGGGTAGCAATTTCTTCTACAGTCGCCGAGAGCCACTCGGGGTCTGCGCCGGCATCGGGGCGTGGAACTACCCAATTCAGATTGCCTGCTGGAAATCCGCTCCGGCACTGGCCGCCGGCAATGCGATGATCTTCAAACCATCGGAAGAAACCCCGTTGACCGCCGCCAAACTGGCTGAAATCTACACCGAAGCGGGGCTACCGGATGGGGTCTTCAACGTTGTCCAGGGCGATGCACGTACCGGCGAAATGCTGACCGGTCATCCTGGTATCGCCAAAGTCTCATTTACCGGCGAGTGCAACACCGGCAAGCGGGTGATGGCGGATTCAGCGTCGAGCCTTAAGCAGGTCACCATGGAGCTGGGCGGCAAGTCGCCGCTGGTTATCTTCGACGACTGCGAACTCGATCGCGCAGTCACTGGTGCCATGTTGGCCAACTTTTATACCCAGGGTGAAGTGTGCACCCACGGCACCCGCGTATTTGTCCATGATTCGCTCTACGACCCGTTCGTGGCCGCGCTGAAAAAGCGTACAGAGAGGCTGATTGTGGGCGACCCGACCGATCCTGCCACGCAGGTCGGTGCTCTGATCTCAGAGCAACACCTAGAAAAAGTGATGGGCTACATCAACGCTGCCAAAGCTGCGGGAGCTACCCTGCTCTGCGGCGGCGAACGCGCCAGTGGTAACGGCCTTGAAAAAGGCGCTTTCGTCATGCCGACCGTATTTGTCGACTGTGATGACAGCATGCCGCAGGTAACCGACGAAGTATTCGGTCCGGTCATGTCGGTGCTGCGTTTCAGCGATGAAGCGGAGGTAATCGCACGCGCTAACGCCACAGACTACGGCCTGGCCGCGGGCGTTTTTACCCGCGATATCAGTCGCGCCCATCGCGTAATCAATCAACTTCAGGCCGGTATCTGCTGGATTAACACCTGGGGGGCGTCACCTGCGCAGATGCCGGTGGGCGGCTACAAGGCCTCTGGCATTGGCCGCGAAAACGGCATCGAAAGCCTTTACCAGTATACCCAGACCAAGAGCGTTTACGTTGAGCTGGGCGAACTGGAATCGCCCTATTAA
- the betA gene encoding choline dehydrogenase, which produces MNQCYDYVIVGAGSAGCVLADRLTEDGQNSVLLLENGGSDRSIFVQMPTALSYPMNTERLCWQFHSEQEPGLEGRSLHTPRGRTLGGSSSINGMVYVRGHACDFDQWQQAGAEGWDYQHCLPYFKRAETWEGGADDYRGGEGPVGTCNGNGMRLNPLYQAFINAGKDAGYPETKDYNGYQQEGFSPMHMTVKDGVRSSTANAYLRRAMRRPNLTLVTGVLVRKVTTRGSGDQITATGVEFEKRGTIQQVKANQEVVLSAGSVGSPQLLQLSGIGPRPVLEAAGVPVVKELPGVGENLQDHLEVYFQYQCTQPVSLNSKLGLISKGLIGARWLLFKDGLGATNHFESCAFIRSREGMKWPDIQFHFLPAAMRYDGRAAFAGHGFQVHVGPNKPSSRGRIQISSADPSVHPRIQFNYLTDQQDVEDWRRCIRLTREILNQPSLEPYRGDEIQPGTDVQSDDEIDAWVRQNVESAYHPSCSCKMGADDDPLAVLDPSCKVRGVNSLRVVDSSVFPTITNGNLNAPTIMVAEKVADLIRGRKPLPAADVPVWIHPDYQHQQR; this is translated from the coding sequence ATGAATCAGTGTTACGACTATGTCATCGTTGGTGCAGGATCAGCCGGTTGTGTGCTGGCCGACCGCCTGACAGAGGATGGACAAAACAGTGTGTTGCTGCTGGAAAACGGCGGCAGCGACCGCAGCATCTTTGTGCAGATGCCTACGGCGCTATCTTATCCGATGAACACGGAACGCCTGTGCTGGCAGTTCCATAGCGAACAGGAACCTGGGCTTGAGGGTCGCTCGCTGCACACCCCTCGCGGTCGCACGCTGGGCGGATCCTCGTCCATCAACGGTATGGTTTATGTGCGCGGACACGCCTGCGATTTCGACCAATGGCAGCAAGCCGGTGCCGAAGGCTGGGACTATCAGCACTGCTTACCCTACTTCAAGCGCGCCGAGACCTGGGAAGGCGGCGCCGATGACTACCGCGGAGGCGAAGGTCCAGTCGGCACCTGCAACGGCAACGGTATGCGCCTGAACCCGCTTTACCAGGCGTTTATCAACGCCGGTAAGGACGCCGGGTATCCGGAAACCAAGGACTACAACGGTTATCAACAAGAGGGGTTCAGCCCCATGCACATGACCGTTAAAGATGGCGTGCGCAGCTCCACCGCCAATGCCTACCTGCGGCGAGCGATGCGGCGGCCAAACCTGACCCTGGTCACCGGGGTGCTGGTACGAAAAGTCACTACCCGCGGCAGCGGCGATCAGATCACCGCCACCGGCGTCGAGTTTGAAAAGCGCGGTACCATCCAGCAGGTCAAAGCCAACCAGGAAGTGGTGCTATCGGCAGGTTCGGTTGGGTCACCGCAATTGCTTCAGCTGTCGGGTATCGGTCCGCGTCCGGTGCTTGAAGCCGCAGGGGTACCCGTGGTTAAAGAGTTGCCCGGCGTGGGGGAAAACCTGCAAGACCACCTCGAGGTCTACTTCCAGTACCAGTGCACTCAGCCGGTAAGCCTCAACAGCAAACTCGGTTTGATCAGCAAAGGGCTGATCGGTGCGCGCTGGCTGCTGTTCAAAGATGGCCTGGGTGCGACCAACCACTTTGAGTCCTGTGCCTTTATCCGCTCACGCGAAGGGATGAAGTGGCCGGACATTCAGTTCCATTTCCTGCCAGCAGCGATGCGTTACGATGGCCGCGCTGCCTTTGCCGGGCACGGTTTCCAGGTCCATGTCGGCCCCAACAAGCCCAGTAGCCGCGGCAGGATTCAGATTTCAAGCGCCGACCCGTCGGTCCACCCCAGGATTCAGTTCAACTACCTGACGGATCAGCAGGATGTGGAAGACTGGCGCCGCTGTATCCGCCTGACTCGCGAGATTCTCAACCAGCCCTCGCTTGAGCCCTATCGCGGCGATGAAATCCAGCCCGGGACCGACGTACAAAGCGATGATGAGATTGATGCTTGGGTGCGCCAGAACGTAGAAAGCGCCTATCACCCGTCTTGCAGCTGCAAGATGGGTGCGGACGACGACCCCCTGGCTGTGTTAGATCCGAGTTGTAAGGTGCGTGGCGTCAACAGCTTGCGCGTGGTCGATTCCTCGGTCTTCCCAACCATCACCAATGGCAACCTCAATGCCCCCACCATTATGGTGGCGGAAAAAGTTGCCGATCTGATACGCGGCCGCAAACCGCTACCAGCCGCCGATGTTCCGGTCTGGATCCACCCGGATTACCAGCATCAGCAGCGCTAG
- a CDS encoding choline ABC transporter substrate-binding protein gives MRSIKHTAIRHLATASFAFGAILSSVAQAADCSTVRFADVGWTDITATTAVASQLLEGLGYTPKTQLLSVPVTYNSLAAGELDVFLGNWMPTMEGDIAKYREAGTVEILDANLEGAKYTLAVNQAAYDGGVKSFADLERFKSKFRGRIYGIEPGNDGNRLIQSMIDKNAFGLGDFRLVESSEAGMLSEVQRAERRNQWVVFLGWAPHPMNSNFKIAYLDGGDDWFGPNYGGATVYTNTRQNYRSECPNVGQLLGNLKFSLPMENEVMAAILDDGQRPAEAAKAWLRNNPEALAPWLERVKTLDGKPGLAAVRAHLAL, from the coding sequence ATGCGATCGATTAAACACACCGCCATCCGTCACCTGGCCACTGCCAGCTTCGCCTTCGGCGCAATCCTTAGCAGCGTCGCACAAGCAGCGGACTGCAGCACTGTTCGTTTCGCTGACGTTGGCTGGACCGATATCACCGCCACCACCGCGGTTGCATCCCAGCTTCTCGAAGGACTGGGCTACACACCGAAGACCCAGCTGCTGTCGGTGCCGGTCACCTACAATTCGTTGGCTGCCGGCGAACTGGATGTGTTTCTAGGTAACTGGATGCCGACCATGGAGGGTGATATCGCCAAGTACCGTGAAGCGGGCACTGTCGAAATCCTCGATGCCAACCTCGAAGGGGCCAAATATACCTTGGCCGTTAACCAGGCAGCCTACGATGGAGGAGTTAAATCCTTTGCTGACCTCGAGCGCTTCAAGAGCAAGTTCCGTGGGCGCATCTATGGCATCGAGCCTGGTAACGATGGTAACCGCCTGATCCAATCGATGATTGATAAAAACGCCTTCGGCCTGGGAGATTTCCGCCTGGTGGAGTCCTCCGAAGCCGGGATGTTGTCTGAAGTTCAGCGCGCCGAACGCCGCAACCAGTGGGTGGTTTTTCTCGGCTGGGCTCCGCATCCGATGAACAGCAACTTCAAAATAGCCTACCTCGACGGGGGGGATGACTGGTTTGGCCCAAACTACGGTGGTGCCACGGTTTACACCAACACTCGCCAGAACTACCGCAGCGAGTGCCCCAATGTCGGCCAATTGCTCGGCAACCTAAAGTTTTCACTGCCCATGGAAAATGAAGTGATGGCCGCCATCCTTGATGATGGTCAACGGCCAGCCGAAGCGGCCAAAGCATGGCTACGCAATAACCCCGAAGCCCTCGCGCCTTGGCTAGAGCGGGTCAAAACGCTGGATGGCAAGCCAGGCCTTGCTGCCGTTCGGGCTCACCTGGCGCTGTAA
- the choW gene encoding choline ABC transporter permease subunit, with protein MNWITEHKIPLGQWMEQLVDWLIGNAAALFDAIAISLEWLILGLTDLLLNCPPLALVGAVGALAWWLHRSLAQVLFVVLGLLLIANLGYWTEMIETLVLVLMATFLCVLFGIPIGILAAHYPRFHVAIRPLLDLMQTIPTFVYLIPTLILFGLGVVPGLISTIIFAIAAPIRLTALGVSSVPAELLEAGRAFGATRWKLLLKVELPAAMPSIMAGITQCIMLSLSMVVISALVGADGLGKPVVRALNTVNISQGFEAGLAIVLVAIILDRLCKQRDTKESTG; from the coding sequence ATGAACTGGATTACCGAACACAAAATCCCGCTTGGCCAGTGGATGGAGCAACTGGTTGACTGGCTGATCGGCAACGCTGCAGCGCTGTTTGATGCCATCGCCATCTCCCTCGAATGGCTGATTCTGGGCCTAACCGACCTGTTACTAAACTGTCCTCCGCTGGCACTGGTCGGTGCTGTCGGTGCCCTCGCCTGGTGGCTACATCGCTCACTGGCTCAAGTGCTCTTCGTGGTGCTAGGGCTGCTGCTGATCGCTAATTTGGGCTACTGGACTGAGATGATCGAAACCCTGGTTCTGGTGCTTATGGCCACCTTCCTGTGTGTGTTGTTCGGCATCCCCATCGGTATTCTGGCAGCCCACTACCCACGCTTTCACGTGGCGATTAGACCGCTGCTGGACCTGATGCAGACCATCCCCACCTTCGTTTACCTGATCCCCACGCTGATTCTGTTCGGCCTGGGCGTGGTTCCGGGTCTGATCTCGACCATTATCTTCGCCATCGCCGCGCCCATCCGCCTCACCGCGCTCGGCGTCAGCAGCGTGCCCGCAGAGCTGCTGGAGGCGGGCCGAGCCTTCGGGGCTACCCGATGGAAGCTGCTGTTGAAGGTCGAACTGCCAGCCGCCATGCCCAGCATCATGGCCGGGATCACCCAGTGCATCATGTTGTCGCTGTCGATGGTGGTGATTTCCGCGCTGGTGGGCGCAGACGGCCTTGGCAAGCCGGTCGTGAGGGCCCTTAACACCGTCAATATATCTCAGGGGTTCGAGGCCGGCCTGGCCATCGTTCTGGTCGCCATCATTCTCGACCGCCTCTGTAAACAACGTGACACCAAGGAGAGCACAGGATGA
- the choV gene encoding choline ABC transporter ATP-binding protein, with amino-acid sequence MNMIDISHLDVVFGDQQTEALALLDQGLTRQEVIDQSGAVVGVQNANLQVREGEICVLMGLSGSGKSSLLRTVNGLNRISRGSLKLRDGEQQIEMANCDARTLRQLRTHRISMVFQKFALMPWLSVLDNVAFGLEMKGMNKKDRHRQAMEKLEMVSLDQWAHHRPHELSGGMQQRVGLARAFAMDSDILLMDEPFSALDPLIRAQLQDELIELQRNLNKTILFVSHDLDEALKIGSHIAIMESAKIIQHGKPEEIVLNPENSYVEDFVAHTNPLNVLGGKTLMTPAEKLEKQGDRLLLNSERYWVELEQGRIARCGRADSIIQSARNNSGAQGTSRGQFSIASSNISMREAIQLRYDSRLPVLLEDEGQFVGVLNDANFYYGLLGKHFVAD; translated from the coding sequence ATGAACATGATCGACATTAGCCACCTTGACGTGGTGTTTGGCGACCAGCAGACCGAAGCCCTTGCGCTATTGGATCAGGGACTCACCCGCCAGGAGGTGATCGACCAAAGCGGTGCCGTTGTCGGCGTACAGAACGCCAATCTGCAGGTACGCGAAGGAGAAATCTGCGTCTTGATGGGCCTGTCAGGCTCTGGCAAATCGAGCCTGTTGCGCACCGTTAACGGCTTGAACAGGATCAGCCGCGGCAGCCTTAAACTCCGCGACGGCGAGCAGCAGATTGAAATGGCCAACTGCGATGCCCGCACGCTGCGACAACTGCGCACCCACCGGATCTCCATGGTATTTCAGAAGTTTGCCCTTATGCCCTGGCTCTCGGTGCTCGATAACGTTGCGTTTGGGCTGGAAATGAAAGGAATGAATAAAAAAGATCGCCACCGCCAGGCAATGGAGAAACTGGAGATGGTCAGCCTCGACCAGTGGGCGCACCATCGTCCGCATGAGCTGTCCGGAGGCATGCAGCAGCGTGTCGGTCTCGCTCGCGCGTTCGCCATGGATAGCGATATCCTACTGATGGACGAACCGTTCTCAGCCCTCGACCCGCTGATTCGCGCCCAGCTGCAAGATGAGCTCATTGAGTTACAACGCAACCTTAACAAGACCATTCTCTTTGTGAGCCACGATTTGGATGAGGCCCTCAAGATCGGTTCGCACATTGCCATCATGGAATCAGCCAAAATAATCCAGCATGGCAAGCCCGAAGAGATCGTGCTCAACCCGGAAAACAGCTACGTCGAGGACTTCGTCGCCCACACTAATCCGCTCAATGTGCTAGGCGGCAAAACCCTAATGACGCCAGCTGAAAAACTGGAAAAACAGGGTGACCGTCTGCTGCTTAATAGTGAACGATACTGGGTCGAACTAGAGCAAGGTCGCATCGCGCGGTGCGGCCGTGCTGACAGCATCATACAGTCAGCTCGTAACAACAGCGGCGCCCAAGGAACGTCGCGTGGCCAGTTCTCTATAGCCTCATCGAATATCTCGATGCGAGAAGCAATTCAACTACGTTATGACAGCCGGCTGCCGGTGCTTCTGGAAGATGAAGGCCAGTTTGTCGGTGTCCTTAACGACGCCAATTTCTACTACGGGCTGCTCGGCAAGCATTTCGTTGCTGACTGA
- a CDS encoding HD-GYP domain-containing protein produces MDQPYIKPETRVQIDLRHALLMLARALDYVGIDDINHGHRVGYMAYECAKRLGWPEQKQEFTYFAGLIHDCGVSTTKEHLDLLECLEPESSEAHCIRGYEALIGCSVLADFAEVVRYHHTPWVRLRELDLDPDTRDIAALIFLADRLDFLRARYLNGQHPDIVTIYESAIGENILSNAGEIFHPELANSMVELINLDGFWYTMEANAIEQIGTGFSYGSHYDRQLVMDEVIELARFLAHIVDAKSPLTYQHSEKVAILAKAIAEEAGVEAQRLEQVYIAGLLHDIGKLRTPDQILHKKGSLDAREYSQIKRHTVDTRETLRSFFPDSKIGEWAANHHERIDGSGYPFRLKGEQIDLESRIIAIADIFQALAQKRPYKGRLSVEEILAILQPLADEGKVDADIVDLLRGKAADYYRIAIEDLHTTRNPIA; encoded by the coding sequence ATGGATCAGCCATACATCAAGCCCGAAACCAGGGTACAGATCGACCTTCGACACGCGCTGCTGATGCTGGCAAGGGCACTGGACTACGTTGGAATTGATGATATTAACCATGGTCACCGAGTCGGCTATATGGCCTACGAGTGCGCGAAGCGACTGGGCTGGCCGGAGCAGAAGCAGGAGTTTACCTACTTCGCGGGCCTGATTCACGACTGCGGGGTGTCGACCACCAAGGAGCATCTTGACCTGCTGGAGTGCCTGGAGCCGGAAAGCAGTGAAGCACACTGCATCCGCGGTTATGAGGCGCTGATCGGCTGCTCGGTTTTGGCCGATTTTGCCGAGGTGGTGCGGTATCACCACACCCCCTGGGTTAGGCTCAGGGAGCTGGATCTGGACCCTGATACCCGGGATATCGCCGCCCTGATCTTCCTGGCCGATCGCCTCGACTTTTTAAGAGCACGTTACCTCAACGGCCAGCATCCGGACATTGTGACCATCTATGAATCAGCGATCGGCGAAAACATATTGTCGAATGCCGGTGAGATCTTTCATCCCGAGCTGGCCAACAGCATGGTGGAGCTGATCAACCTCGATGGCTTCTGGTACACCATGGAGGCCAATGCCATCGAACAGATAGGAACGGGCTTTAGCTACGGCAGCCACTACGACCGCCAGCTCGTCATGGATGAGGTGATCGAGCTGGCGCGCTTTCTGGCCCACATAGTGGATGCCAAAAGTCCTCTGACCTACCAGCACTCGGAAAAGGTAGCGATATTGGCGAAGGCGATTGCTGAAGAGGCGGGGGTAGAGGCCCAGCGTTTGGAACAGGTCTACATAGCTGGGTTGCTCCACGACATCGGCAAGCTCAGGACGCCCGATCAGATTTTGCACAAGAAGGGCAGCCTGGATGCGCGTGAGTACTCGCAGATAAAACGCCACACCGTGGATACACGAGAAACCCTCAGAAGTTTCTTCCCCGATTCAAAAATCGGCGAATGGGCGGCCAACCACCACGAGCGGATCGACGGCTCCGGCTACCCCTTCCGGTTAAAGGGGGAGCAGATCGATCTGGAGTCGCGCATCATCGCCATTGCGGATATCTTCCAGGCGTTGGCACAAAAGCGACCCTACAAGGGACGTCTGTCGGTGGAGGAGATCCTGGCAATCCTGCAGCCATTGGCCGACGAGGGTAAGGTCGACGCCGACATTGTCGACCTGCTTCGGGGTAAGGCCGCTGACTACTACCGGATTGCTATTGAGGACTTGCATACCACACGCAACCCCATCGCCTAG
- a CDS encoding acyloxyacyl hydrolase yields MGFVRTASTLGALLLSVPAPSASAEDYRLAVGAGVFDPLGSGTTGMLSVMLEGPAVQSIWSIRPALVGFALERSGYYLGIGGHKEFSLAQKWHWGVATGLGYYHQGAERNELGYDIEFYSRISISYQLSSRQAVRAEFGHISNADLGEENPGSETATLSWISHF; encoded by the coding sequence ATGGGATTTGTCAGAACCGCTTCCACGTTAGGTGCTCTATTGCTATCGGTGCCCGCTCCCTCTGCTAGCGCGGAAGATTATCGACTGGCAGTGGGCGCGGGTGTCTTTGATCCACTCGGGTCGGGTACCACCGGTATGCTTTCTGTCATGCTCGAGGGGCCTGCTGTTCAGTCGATCTGGTCGATACGCCCTGCCCTGGTGGGTTTTGCCCTTGAGCGAAGTGGTTATTACCTCGGCATAGGAGGGCACAAGGAGTTTAGCCTCGCGCAAAAATGGCATTGGGGGGTAGCGACCGGGCTCGGTTATTACCACCAGGGGGCCGAACGCAACGAGCTTGGCTATGATATTGAGTTTTACTCACGTATAAGCATCAGCTACCAACTCTCCTCACGGCAGGCGGTTCGCGCCGAGTTTGGCCACATCTCGAACGCGGACCTGGGGGAGGAAAACCCTGGCTCAGAAACCGCCACCTTAAGCTGGATAAGCCATTTCTAG
- a CDS encoding deoxycytidylate deaminase, translating to MSHSAPDNGGRPSFADVYMGFAYQIAERSTCHRLNVGTVITSTDYRKVFAVGYNGNASGLHNHCDSDTPGSCGCLHSEENGVINCDAPRHYEKFVFVTHLPCRMCAKRLINLGGVKRVYYAEDYRLRDSIELFAEVGIAVEHLPLKRNPAEQALFRLAEIAYQHEVVAGEGNPLGEPTQSDPEWVSRRVSQWLAETR from the coding sequence GTGAGTCATTCCGCGCCAGATAACGGGGGGCGTCCCAGTTTTGCCGATGTCTACATGGGCTTTGCCTATCAAATTGCCGAGCGCTCCACCTGTCATCGACTGAATGTAGGGACGGTCATTACCAGTACCGATTACCGTAAGGTGTTTGCGGTAGGCTATAACGGTAACGCGTCGGGGTTGCACAACCACTGTGACAGCGATACCCCCGGCTCCTGCGGCTGTCTCCACTCGGAGGAGAACGGGGTTATCAACTGCGATGCCCCGCGCCACTATGAAAAGTTTGTCTTTGTCACCCACCTGCCTTGTCGTATGTGCGCCAAGCGGCTGATCAATCTTGGTGGCGTAAAGCGGGTCTACTACGCCGAAGACTACCGCCTGCGGGATTCCATCGAGCTCTTTGCCGAAGTGGGGATCGCGGTGGAGCACTTGCCTCTGAAGCGCAACCCAGCGGAGCAGGCACTGTTTCGACTGGCTGAGATTGCCTACCAGCACGAGGTGGTGGCGGGCGAGGGCAACCCGCTAGGGGAGCCAACCCAAAGCGACCCCGAATGGGTGTCCAGACGGGTAAGCCAGTGGTTGGCCGAAACCAGGTAG
- a CDS encoding YgiQ family radical SAM protein, with amino-acid sequence MTAVTPLFSYRKYWAECFGTAPFLPMSRAEMEQLGWDSCDIIIVTGDAYVDHPSFGMAVIGRYLESQGFRVGIIAQPDWRSKEPFMALGEPNLFFGVTAGNMDSMINRYTADRRLRHDDAYTPGDEGGKRPDRAVTVYSQRCKEAYKQVPVVIGGIEASLRRLAHYDYWSDSVRRSVLIDSTADLLLYGNAERAIAEVAHRLANGETIDQITNIRGTAYKRKALPEGWLELDSTRIDQPGPIDAHPHPYHYGNDSDPEGSCEGTTEPEPQVIHLIDPGAHNTDPERSYIRLPSFEKVRNDPVLYAHSSRVFHRETNPGNARPLLQMHGQQYLWINPPPIPLETDELDGVFDLPYQRVPHPSYGDARIPAYEMIRFSVNIMRGCFGGCTFCSITEHEGRIIQSRSEASILGEIEKIRDVAPGFTGTISDLGGPTANMYQLNCKSDEIRDSCRRPSCVYPGICKNLITDHSPTTQLYRKARALPGIKRIAISSGLRYDLAVEDPEYVKELVQHHVGGYLKIAPEHTETGTLSKMMKPGMGTYYRFKEMFDHFSKEAGKEQYLIPYFIAAHPGCTDEDMLNLALWLKENKFRVDQVQNFYPSPMAYATAMYHSERNPLKKVGYKSEGVYSARSKNQRRLHKALLRYHDPDNWPLLREALRNMGKAHLIGRGKTHLVPAEMPSRERHKSLRRSEPRTQRALTQHTGLPPQGAPAAKRGAGTNASKGPRRGAGKGAGKGARRPR; translated from the coding sequence ATGACTGCCGTTACTCCCCTCTTCTCCTACCGTAAATATTGGGCGGAGTGCTTTGGCACTGCCCCCTTCCTACCCATGTCCCGCGCCGAGATGGAGCAGCTGGGGTGGGACAGTTGCGACATCATCATCGTCACGGGTGACGCCTACGTCGACCACCCCAGCTTCGGCATGGCGGTGATCGGCCGCTACCTGGAATCCCAGGGGTTTCGGGTTGGTATTATTGCCCAGCCCGACTGGCGCTCCAAGGAGCCCTTTATGGCGCTGGGGGAGCCCAACCTCTTTTTCGGCGTCACCGCCGGCAACATGGACTCCATGATCAACCGCTACACCGCCGACCGCCGGCTGCGCCACGATGACGCCTATACTCCGGGCGATGAAGGCGGCAAGCGGCCCGACCGTGCGGTCACCGTCTACTCCCAGCGCTGCAAGGAGGCCTACAAGCAGGTACCGGTGGTGATCGGCGGTATCGAGGCCAGCCTGCGCCGCCTGGCCCATTACGATTACTGGTCCGACAGCGTTCGCCGCTCTGTACTGATCGACTCCACCGCCGACCTGCTGCTGTACGGAAACGCCGAGCGCGCCATCGCCGAAGTGGCCCACCGTCTCGCCAATGGCGAAACCATCGACCAGATCACCAACATCCGCGGTACCGCCTATAAGCGCAAGGCGCTGCCCGAAGGCTGGCTCGAGCTTGACTCCACCCGCATCGACCAACCGGGGCCTATCGACGCCCACCCCCACCCTTACCACTACGGTAACGACAGTGACCCCGAGGGCAGCTGCGAGGGAACAACCGAGCCTGAACCCCAGGTGATTCACCTCATCGACCCCGGAGCCCACAACACCGACCCTGAGCGCTCCTATATCCGCCTGCCCTCCTTCGAAAAGGTGCGCAACGATCCGGTCCTCTACGCCCACAGCTCACGGGTGTTTCACCGCGAGACCAATCCCGGTAATGCGCGCCCGCTGCTGCAGATGCACGGCCAGCAGTACCTGTGGATCAACCCGCCCCCCATCCCCCTCGAAACCGACGAGCTCGACGGCGTGTTTGACCTGCCCTACCAGCGGGTACCGCACCCCAGCTACGGCGATGCCCGCATCCCCGCCTATGAGATGATCCGTTTTTCGGTCAATATCATGCGCGGCTGCTTTGGGGGTTGCACCTTCTGCTCCATCACCGAACACGAGGGCCGCATCATCCAGAGCCGTTCCGAGGCCTCGATTCTGGGTGAGATTGAGAAGATCCGAGACGTGGCTCCCGGCTTTACCGGCACCATCTCCGATCTTGGCGGGCCGACGGCCAATATGTACCAACTTAACTGCAAGAGCGACGAGATCCGCGACAGCTGTCGTCGCCCTTCCTGTGTTTATCCAGGCATTTGCAAAAACCTGATTACCGACCATAGCCCGACCACCCAGCTCTATCGGAAAGCCCGTGCCTTGCCGGGTATCAAGCGCATTGCCATCAGTTCGGGTCTGCGCTACGACCTGGCGGTGGAGGATCCGGAGTACGTGAAGGAGCTGGTCCAGCACCATGTCGGCGGCTATCTCAAGATTGCCCCCGAACACACCGAGACCGGCACTCTGTCGAAGATGATGAAGCCGGGGATGGGCACCTACTACCGCTTCAAGGAGATGTTCGACCACTTCTCCAAGGAAGCGGGTAAGGAGCAGTACCTGATCCCCTACTTTATCGCCGCCCACCCGGGCTGCACCGATGAGGATATGCTCAACCTTGCGCTATGGCTGAAGGAGAACAAGTTCCGCGTCGACCAGGTACAAAATTTCTACCCCTCGCCCATGGCCTATGCGACCGCCATGTACCACAGCGAGCGTAACCCGCTGAAAAAGGTGGGCTACAAGAGCGAGGGGGTTTACAGCGCGCGCAGCAAAAACCAGCGCCGGCTGCACAAGGCGTTGCTGCGCTACCACGATCCGGATAACTGGCCGCTGCTGCGCGAGGCGCTGCGCAATATGGGCAAGGCGCACCTGATCGGTCGCGGTAAGACCCATCTGGTCCCTGCCGAGATGCCCTCCCGGGAGCGCCATAAGAGCCTGCGCCGAAGCGAGCCTCGCACCCAGCGTGCTCTAACCCAGCACACCGGCCTGCCCCCCCAGGGCGCTCCGGCCGCGAAGCGGGGCGCAGGCACCAACGCCTCCAAGGGGCCCCGCAGGGGAGCAGGAAAAGGGGCCGGCAAGGGGGCACGCCGCCCCCGCTAG